A section of the Arabiibacter massiliensis genome encodes:
- a CDS encoding chloride channel protein translates to MESTKLANRTLFVLAVVVTGAVAGAFVWALLFAMNLGISFVWNRLGSHFGMFFPLLACLTGGLVIGLFAKKFGPYPEDLNEVMGKVKRDGRYEYDKLGRMSMAALLPLFFGGSIGPEAGLTGAIAGICTWVGDRMKRFGADFQQLTSVGTMAALSAIFTAPLFGFAAPLYGDGKDDNGRETDAQTITLPKNSKIVVYFCAIAGALGAFLGLSALIGGGMSLPRYTDIHVGVTELIWLAPLALAGAAAGWLFGVFDGLFERLADRMGDRPVVKALIAGLVLAAFGILLPFTMFAGETQAEELNEVWTAMSALALIGTGFAKVLVTPLCIRFGWRGGHFFPVIFAGISIGYGMAALTGADPVFCLCACTAALVGAVMRQPLMAVLLLFLCFPVKGVVVMFACAALGAAIPLPKGLRKQAKASQEEQSAPAAQS, encoded by the coding sequence ATGGAATCGACGAAGCTCGCCAACCGCACGCTGTTCGTCTTGGCCGTCGTCGTCACCGGCGCGGTGGCCGGCGCGTTCGTGTGGGCGCTCCTGTTCGCCATGAACCTGGGCATCTCGTTTGTCTGGAACCGGCTGGGATCGCACTTCGGGATGTTCTTCCCGCTTCTGGCCTGTTTGACGGGAGGCCTGGTCATCGGGCTGTTCGCCAAGAAGTTCGGCCCCTATCCGGAGGACTTGAACGAGGTCATGGGCAAGGTGAAGCGCGACGGGCGCTACGAGTACGACAAGCTCGGGCGCATGAGCATGGCCGCGCTGCTGCCGCTGTTCTTCGGCGGCTCCATCGGGCCCGAGGCCGGGCTCACCGGCGCCATCGCGGGCATCTGCACATGGGTGGGCGACCGCATGAAGCGCTTCGGCGCGGACTTCCAGCAGCTCACGTCGGTGGGAACCATGGCGGCGCTGTCGGCTATCTTCACCGCTCCCCTGTTCGGCTTCGCCGCGCCGCTCTACGGCGACGGGAAGGACGATAACGGACGCGAGACGGACGCCCAAACCATCACGCTGCCGAAGAACTCGAAGATCGTCGTGTACTTCTGCGCCATCGCGGGCGCGCTCGGGGCGTTCCTGGGGCTCTCGGCCCTCATCGGCGGCGGCATGTCGCTGCCGCGCTACACCGACATCCACGTGGGTGTGACCGAGCTCATCTGGCTCGCGCCGCTTGCGCTGGCGGGGGCGGCGGCGGGGTGGCTCTTCGGCGTGTTCGACGGCCTGTTCGAGCGGCTCGCGGACAGGATGGGCGACCGCCCCGTCGTGAAGGCGCTCATCGCCGGCCTCGTGCTGGCGGCCTTCGGCATCCTGCTGCCGTTCACGATGTTCGCCGGCGAGACGCAGGCCGAGGAGCTGAACGAGGTGTGGACCGCCATGAGCGCGCTCGCGCTGATCGGCACCGGGTTTGCGAAGGTGCTGGTCACGCCGCTGTGCATCCGCTTCGGGTGGCGCGGCGGGCATTTCTTCCCCGTCATCTTCGCCGGCATCTCCATCGGCTACGGCATGGCCGCGCTCACCGGCGCCGACCCGGTGTTCTGCCTCTGTGCCTGCACGGCCGCCCTCGTGGGCGCCGTCATGCGCCAGCCGCTCATGGCCGTGCTGCTGCTGTTCCTCTGCTTCCCCGTGAAAGGCGTCGTCGTCATGTTCGCCTGCGCCGCCCTGGGCGCCGCCATCCCCCTGCCGAAGGGCCTACGCAAGCAGGCGAAGGCCTCGCAAGAAGAGCAAAGCGCCCCCGCCGCACAATCGTGA